Proteins from one Planctomyces sp. SH-PL62 genomic window:
- a CDS encoding 30S ribosomal protein S1, protein MVDRNLLREFDVNEDELAAVITAEDGSKTLDDFLGEGQNFEIGGIVSGKVIEIVGDQVVVDVGYKSEGLVSLNEWEDEPAPVPGDEVEVLLEGMEDETGEIVLSRKKAHRMRAWEMVISKYHEGDVVKGKVTRKIKGGLLVDIGVNVFLPASQVDIRRPSDIADFIDQEIECMILKIDESRRNIVVSRRKLIEITREQQKKALLEEIAERQIRKGTVKNIADFGAFVDLGGIDGLLHITDMSWGRINHPSDMLKIDDQIEVMVLHVDKEREKIALGLKQKSASPWENVADKYPVTTRVVGEVVNVMSYGAFVKLEEGIEGLVHISEMSWTKRINHPSELVNTGDKIEVVVLGINKDKQEISLGMKQTQVNPWDQVANKYPPGTMVEGTVRNLTNYGAFIEIEEGIDGLLHISDMSWTRKIGHPNEVLEKGQRISCQVLNVDQDRKRIALGLKQLKEDPWETDIPGRYEPNDVVKGKVTKLTNFGVFVELEPGLEGLLHISELADHKVDSPEEVVKVGDEIEVKILRVDRGERKIGLSRKKAHWSGREDEEGEATSEGGELSTTAPKESKENKELKGGLGGGGPLFSMGGTTPAEPEPTPEPEPEAAAEPEAEAEAEPETEAEAETEG, encoded by the coding sequence ATGGTAGATCGCAACCTCCTTCGTGAATTCGACGTCAACGAGGACGAACTGGCCGCCGTGATCACGGCGGAGGACGGCTCGAAGACCCTCGACGACTTCCTGGGCGAAGGCCAGAACTTCGAGATCGGCGGGATCGTCTCGGGCAAGGTCATCGAGATCGTCGGCGATCAGGTCGTCGTCGACGTGGGATACAAGTCCGAGGGTCTGGTCTCGCTCAACGAGTGGGAGGACGAGCCCGCGCCGGTCCCCGGCGACGAGGTCGAGGTCCTGCTCGAAGGCATGGAGGACGAGACCGGCGAGATCGTCCTGTCGCGCAAGAAGGCCCACCGGATGCGGGCCTGGGAAATGGTCATCTCCAAGTACCACGAAGGCGACGTGGTCAAGGGGAAGGTCACCCGCAAGATCAAGGGCGGCCTGCTGGTCGACATCGGCGTCAACGTCTTCCTGCCCGCCAGCCAGGTCGACATCCGCCGCCCGTCCGACATCGCCGACTTCATCGATCAAGAGATCGAGTGCATGATCTTGAAGATCGACGAGTCCCGCCGCAACATCGTGGTCAGCCGCCGCAAGCTGATCGAGATCACCCGCGAGCAGCAGAAGAAGGCCCTGCTCGAGGAGATCGCCGAGCGCCAGATCCGCAAGGGGACGGTCAAGAACATCGCCGACTTCGGCGCGTTCGTCGACCTCGGCGGCATCGACGGCCTGCTGCACATCACCGACATGAGCTGGGGCCGCATCAACCATCCCAGCGACATGCTCAAGATCGACGACCAGATCGAGGTGATGGTCCTCCACGTCGACAAGGAACGCGAGAAGATCGCCCTGGGCCTCAAGCAGAAGAGCGCGAGCCCCTGGGAGAACGTCGCCGACAAGTACCCGGTCACCACCCGCGTCGTCGGCGAGGTGGTCAACGTCATGTCCTACGGCGCCTTCGTCAAGCTGGAAGAGGGCATCGAGGGCCTGGTCCACATCTCCGAGATGAGCTGGACCAAGCGGATCAACCACCCGAGCGAGCTGGTCAACACCGGCGACAAGATCGAGGTCGTCGTCCTTGGCATCAACAAGGACAAGCAGGAGATCTCGCTCGGCATGAAGCAGACCCAGGTCAACCCCTGGGACCAGGTCGCCAACAAGTACCCGCCGGGCACGATGGTCGAGGGCACCGTCCGGAACCTCACCAACTACGGCGCGTTCATCGAGATCGAGGAGGGCATCGACGGCCTCCTGCACATCTCCGACATGAGCTGGACCCGCAAGATCGGCCACCCCAACGAGGTGCTCGAGAAGGGCCAGCGGATCAGCTGCCAGGTGCTCAACGTCGACCAGGACCGCAAGCGAATCGCCCTGGGTCTCAAGCAGCTCAAGGAAGACCCGTGGGAGACCGACATCCCCGGCCGCTACGAGCCCAACGACGTCGTCAAGGGCAAGGTCACGAAGCTCACCAACTTCGGCGTCTTCGTCGAGCTTGAGCCGGGCCTCGAAGGCCTGCTCCACATCTCCGAGCTGGCCGACCACAAGGTCGACAGCCCCGAAGAGGTGGTCAAGGTCGGCGACGAGATCGAGGTCAAGATCCTCCGGGTCGACCGCGGCGAGCGCAAGATCGGCCTCTCCCGCAAGAAGGCCCACTGGTCGGGCCGCGAGGATGAGGAAGGCGAAGCCACCTCCGAGGGCGGCGAACTCTCCACGACGGCTCCGAAGGAGTCCAAGGAGAACAAGGAACTCAAGGGCGGCCTCGGCGGCGGCGGCCCCCTCTTCAGCATGGGCGGCACCACGCCGGCCGAACCCGAGCCCACGCCCGAGCCCGAGCCCGAGGCCGCAGCCGAACCCGAGGCTGAAGCCGAAGCCGAGCCTGAGACCGAAGCTGAAGCCGAAACCGAAGGCTGA
- a CDS encoding RNA polymerase sigma factor RpoD/SigA encodes MARIRRHRRDTVQSPLETYLREINEVALLTADEEKQLAYRIADGDDQARDRMVRANLRLVVNIARGYVGKGLALQDLIEEGNLGLLRAVEGFDPAVGTRFSTYASYWIKQSIKRALVNTAKPIRIPAYMVELLFKWRRTSAELQETLGRAATVEEIAKTLKLPKKKLAIVKKAIKVYNLVPQTDQPENGWSLGEMLMDERTRAPDVEMVEADNLRMVMDRLDEMDKREATVLRMRFGLNDEEPKTLKEIGESLGLTRERVRQIENEALGKLSAQMQAD; translated from the coding sequence ATGGCCCGGATTCGACGACATCGCCGTGATACGGTGCAGAGCCCCCTGGAGACTTATCTCCGGGAGATCAATGAAGTGGCCCTGTTGACCGCGGACGAGGAAAAGCAACTCGCCTATCGGATCGCGGACGGGGACGACCAGGCTCGGGATCGGATGGTTCGAGCGAACCTCCGCCTGGTGGTCAATATCGCCCGGGGCTACGTCGGCAAGGGCCTCGCGCTCCAGGACCTGATCGAGGAAGGGAACCTCGGGCTGCTCCGCGCCGTCGAGGGGTTCGACCCGGCCGTGGGGACGCGGTTCAGCACCTACGCCAGCTACTGGATCAAGCAATCCATCAAACGGGCGCTGGTGAATACGGCGAAGCCGATCCGCATCCCGGCCTACATGGTCGAGTTGCTCTTCAAGTGGCGGCGGACCTCGGCCGAGCTGCAAGAGACCCTGGGGCGGGCGGCGACGGTCGAGGAGATCGCCAAGACCCTGAAGCTCCCCAAGAAGAAGCTGGCGATCGTCAAGAAGGCGATCAAGGTCTACAACCTCGTCCCCCAGACCGACCAGCCCGAGAACGGCTGGAGCCTGGGCGAGATGCTGATGGACGAGCGCACTCGCGCCCCCGACGTCGAGATGGTCGAGGCCGACAACCTCCGCATGGTGATGGATCGCCTGGATGAGATGGACAAGCGCGAGGCCACGGTCCTCCGCATGCGATTCGGCCTCAACGACGAGGAGCCGAAGACGCTCAAGGAGATCGGCGAGTCCCTCGGGCTGACGAGGGAGCGGGTCCGGCAGATCGAGAACGAGGCGCTAGGCAAGCTGTCGGCGCAGATGCAGGCCGACTGA
- a CDS encoding DNA methyltransferase: protein MNAFDSPSVLLGDCLAHLKGMASGVVGLAYLDPPFQTGRVHRLSARDRVTAYEFDDVWESPQAYESFLLARLVEVRRVLTETGSLFFHCGRDAGHVARGLLDRVFGPERFRSEIIWHYRRWSSGASSLLPAHQTIHYYTKTDSYVFNPIWEAYSPATNVDQLLQRRRRDASQKAIYDRDEEGRPVPSGPKRGVPLGDVWDLPYLNPKARERTGYPTQKPLALLERIIALASRPGDLVLDPFCGSGTTLVAAAALGRRAIGIDRSEPAVELARARLERPVRSRSRLLERGREAYRTADPVSLALLAGLDCAPVQRNGGIDAILKEPHDGLPVAVRVQRPGETAAEAAAKLRRAGASKRASRLILVVREPTEPGAAFEGVELIESPAAAITRRLGGGLGDPGPDSPGA, encoded by the coding sequence ATGAATGCGTTTGATTCGCCCTCGGTCCTCCTGGGCGACTGCCTGGCGCACTTGAAGGGGATGGCGTCGGGGGTCGTCGGGCTGGCCTACCTGGACCCCCCCTTCCAGACCGGGCGGGTCCATCGGCTGTCCGCGAGGGATCGCGTGACGGCCTACGAGTTCGACGACGTCTGGGAATCGCCACAGGCCTACGAGTCGTTCCTGCTCGCGAGGCTTGTGGAGGTCCGGCGGGTGCTGACCGAGACCGGATCGCTCTTCTTCCACTGCGGTCGCGACGCCGGCCACGTCGCTCGGGGGTTGCTGGACCGGGTGTTCGGCCCGGAGCGGTTCCGCTCCGAGATCATCTGGCACTACCGGCGCTGGTCGAGCGGCGCGTCGTCGCTGCTCCCCGCGCACCAGACGATCCACTACTACACGAAAACCGATTCTTACGTGTTCAACCCGATCTGGGAGGCGTATTCGCCGGCGACGAACGTCGACCAGCTCCTCCAGCGCCGCCGCCGCGACGCCTCGCAGAAGGCGATCTATGATCGCGACGAGGAGGGCCGTCCGGTCCCTTCCGGCCCGAAGCGCGGGGTGCCGCTGGGCGACGTCTGGGACCTCCCCTACCTGAACCCGAAGGCCCGCGAGCGGACGGGCTATCCGACCCAGAAGCCGCTCGCCTTGCTCGAAAGGATCATCGCGCTGGCGAGCCGTCCGGGCGATCTGGTGCTCGATCCGTTCTGCGGCAGCGGGACGACGCTGGTCGCCGCCGCGGCGCTGGGGCGGCGGGCGATCGGCATCGACCGCTCGGAGCCGGCCGTGGAGTTGGCGAGGGCGCGGCTGGAACGCCCGGTGCGGAGCCGTTCACGCCTGCTGGAGCGCGGTCGCGAGGCGTACCGGACGGCCGACCCGGTGAGCCTCGCGCTCCTGGCCGGGCTGGACTGCGCGCCGGTCCAGCGGAACGGAGGGATTGACGCGATCCTCAAGGAACCTCACGACGGCCTCCCCGTCGCGGTGCGGGTGCAGCGCCCGGGGGAGACGGCGGCGGAGGCCGCGGCCAAGCTCCGTCGCGCCGGGGCGTCGAAGCGGGCGTCGCGGCTCATCCTCGTGGTTCGCGAGCCGACCGAGCCCGGCGCGGCGTTCGAGGGAGTCGAACTGATCGAGTCGCCGGCCGCCGCGATCACGCGTCGGCTGGGGGGCGGCCTCGGCGATCCGGGGCCGGATTCGCCCGGCGCATGA